One Fusobacterium ulcerans DNA segment encodes these proteins:
- the uvrA gene encoding excinuclease ABC subunit UvrA, whose amino-acid sequence MLDKIVIRGAREHNLKNIDIEIPKNKFVVITGVSGSGKSSLAFDTIYSEGQRRYVESLSAYARQFIGQMNKPEVDSIEGLAPAISIEQKTTNRNPRSTVGTITEVYDYMRLLFAHIGTAHCPICGRKVEKQSTEEITEGAIERFQEGDKIIVLAPVVKDKKGTHKNLFLNLLKKGYVRARVNGTILYLEDEINLDKNLKHNIEVVVDRLVLKKNDKEFQSRLTQSIETTTELSNGKVILNVNNQDYAYSENFACPEHDEVSIPDLNPRLFSFNAPFGACPECKGIGKNLEVDENKLIDNDELSIVEGGMYIPGAMARKGYSWEIFKAMAKHLKIDINKPIKDLSKRDMEIIFHGSDVKFKFDYEGDDFQFHGYKQYEGAVKNLERRYHETFSDAMKEEIENKYMVERVCKVCNGKRLKPEVLSVTVGDKNIMEICELSIKDSLKFFLDLKLTNKQELIAKEILKEIRERLSFMINVGLDYLNLARETKTLSGGEAQRIRLATQIGSGLTGVLYVLDEPSIGLHQKDNDKLLATLGRLKDLGNTLIVVEHDEDTMLQADEILDLGPGAGDFGGEIVAYGTPKEIMENKESITGKYLKGDLKIEIPEKRRKWKKSIKVIGAKGNNLKNIDVEIPLGVMTVVTGVSGSGKSTLINHTLFPALFNKLNKGKLYPLEYKEIKGIEELEKVINIDQSPIGRTPRSNPATYTKLFDDIRTIFAETKDAKLHGFTKGRFSFNVKGGRCEACQGAGIIKIEMNFLPDVYVECEVCKGKRYNKETLDVYYKGKNISDVLNMSVREAYEFFKAVPSLERKLKVLMDVGLDYIKLGQPATTLSGGEAQRIKLATELSKMTKGKTIYILDEPTTGLHFEDIRKLLEVLDRLVEKGNTVVIIEHNLDVIKTADHIIDIGPDGGDRGGTVVASGTPEEISDAEKSYTAVYIDRMLKGAGRKENKKTQKKAAEVITVSDETMLKGTGKKENKKTQKKTAKVVPVFDETMLEAAEEVPVIDYEEKPKKRGRKKKEELGK is encoded by the coding sequence ATGTTAGATAAAATAGTAATAAGAGGTGCCAGAGAACATAATCTAAAAAATATAGATATTGAAATTCCAAAGAATAAATTTGTGGTTATCACTGGGGTGAGCGGAAGTGGAAAATCTTCTCTTGCTTTTGATACTATTTATTCTGAAGGTCAAAGAAGATATGTAGAAAGTCTTTCTGCTTATGCCAGACAATTTATTGGTCAGATGAATAAGCCGGAAGTAGATAGTATAGAGGGATTGGCTCCTGCTATATCTATTGAACAGAAAACTACTAACAGAAACCCTCGTTCTACAGTAGGAACTATTACAGAAGTTTATGACTATATGAGACTTCTTTTTGCACATATAGGAACAGCTCACTGCCCTATCTGTGGAAGAAAAGTTGAGAAGCAGAGTACAGAAGAGATAACTGAGGGAGCAATAGAGAGATTTCAGGAGGGAGATAAAATAATAGTTTTAGCTCCTGTGGTGAAGGATAAAAAAGGTACACATAAAAATCTTTTCCTTAATCTTTTGAAAAAAGGGTATGTAAGAGCGAGAGTAAATGGAACAATCCTTTATTTAGAAGATGAGATTAATCTTGATAAAAACCTTAAACACAATATAGAAGTAGTTGTTGACAGACTTGTTTTAAAGAAAAATGACAAAGAGTTTCAAAGTAGATTGACACAATCAATTGAAACTACTACAGAACTTTCAAATGGTAAAGTTATTTTAAATGTAAATAATCAAGACTACGCATATAGTGAAAACTTTGCCTGTCCTGAGCATGATGAGGTAAGCATACCTGATTTGAATCCAAGACTTTTTTCATTCAATGCACCATTTGGAGCTTGTCCTGAATGCAAAGGGATAGGAAAAAATCTGGAAGTAGATGAAAATAAGCTTATAGATAATGATGAGCTCTCTATTGTAGAGGGAGGAATGTACATCCCAGGAGCCATGGCTAGAAAAGGGTATAGCTGGGAAATATTTAAAGCAATGGCAAAACATCTGAAAATAGATATTAATAAGCCTATAAAAGATCTCTCAAAAAGAGATATGGAAATAATATTTCATGGAAGTGATGTAAAATTTAAATTCGATTATGAAGGGGACGACTTCCAGTTTCATGGGTATAAGCAGTATGAAGGAGCAGTAAAAAATCTTGAAAGAAGATATCATGAGACTTTTTCAGATGCCATGAAAGAAGAGATTGAAAATAAATATATGGTTGAAAGAGTATGTAAAGTCTGCAATGGAAAGAGATTGAAGCCAGAAGTTTTATCTGTAACTGTTGGAGATAAAAATATTATGGAGATATGTGAGTTAAGTATAAAGGATTCACTTAAATTTTTCCTTGATCTGAAACTGACAAACAAACAGGAGCTTATAGCTAAAGAGATACTGAAAGAGATAAGAGAAAGACTTTCATTTATGATAAATGTTGGGCTTGATTATCTAAATTTAGCTCGTGAGACAAAGACTCTTTCAGGAGGAGAAGCTCAAAGAATAAGACTTGCAACTCAGATAGGGTCAGGTCTTACAGGGGTGCTTTATGTGCTGGATGAACCAAGTATTGGTCTTCACCAAAAGGATAATGACAAGCTTCTTGCAACTTTAGGAAGACTTAAAGATTTGGGAAATACTCTAATAGTAGTGGAACATGATGAAGATACTATGCTGCAAGCTGACGAGATATTGGACTTGGGACCAGGAGCAGGGGATTTTGGTGGAGAAATAGTTGCCTATGGAACTCCTAAGGAAATAATGGAAAATAAAGAATCTATCACTGGAAAATATTTAAAAGGTGATTTGAAAATAGAGATTCCTGAAAAAAGAAGAAAATGGAAAAAATCTATAAAAGTAATAGGAGCAAAGGGAAATAATCTGAAAAATATAGATGTTGAAATTCCTTTAGGAGTAATGACAGTAGTTACAGGGGTAAGTGGAAGTGGAAAATCTACACTTATCAATCATACTCTGTTTCCCGCACTTTTTAACAAGCTGAATAAAGGAAAGCTGTATCCTTTGGAGTATAAAGAGATAAAAGGAATAGAGGAACTTGAAAAAGTCATAAATATTGACCAGAGCCCAATAGGGAGAACTCCAAGATCTAACCCAGCTACTTATACTAAACTTTTTGATGATATAAGGACTATCTTTGCTGAAACAAAAGATGCTAAATTACATGGATTTACAAAGGGAAGATTTTCTTTTAATGTAAAAGGTGGAAGATGTGAAGCATGTCAGGGAGCAGGAATAATCAAAATAGAAATGAACTTCCTTCCAGATGTATATGTAGAGTGTGAAGTATGTAAAGGTAAAAGATACAATAAGGAAACACTAGATGTATACTACAAAGGGAAAAATATTTCTGATGTACTGAACATGAGTGTAAGAGAAGCTTATGAGTTTTTTAAAGCTGTTCCATCTCTTGAGAGAAAATTAAAAGTACTTATGGATGTAGGACTTGACTATATAAAACTTGGACAGCCTGCAACTACTCTTTCAGGAGGAGAGGCACAAAGGATAAAACTTGCAACTGAACTTTCTAAAATGACAAAAGGTAAGACTATATATATTTTAGACGAACCTACAACAGGACTGCATTTTGAAGATATAAGAAAACTTCTGGAAGTATTAGACAGACTGGTAGAAAAAGGAAATACAGTGGTTATCATAGAGCACAATCTAGATGTTATCAAAACAGCTGACCATATAATAGATATAGGTCCTGATGGAGGGGACAGAGGTGGAACAGTAGTAGCATCTGGAACTCCAGAGGAAATATCTGATGCAGAAAAAAGCTATACTGCTGTATATATAGACAGAATGCTGAAAGGTGCAGGAAGAAAAGAAAATAAGAAAACTCAAAAGAAAGCAGCTGAAGTAATTACAGTATCTGATGAAACTATGCTGAAAGGTACAGGAAAAAAAGAAAATAAAAAAACTCAAAAGAAAACAGCTAAAGTAGTTCCAGTATTTGATGAAACTATGTTGGAAGCTGCTGAAGAAGTGCCTGTAATAGATTATGAAGAGAAGCCTAAAAAAAGAGGAAGAAAAAAGAAAGAGGAGCTGGGGAAATAG
- the ruvA gene encoding Holliday junction branch migration protein RuvA, with the protein MYEYLRGKVEYKKPDYLALDVNGVGYKVNISLRTYDFISAGEEVKLYIYNYIKEDAFKLIGFLEERERNLFEMLLGVKGIGVSLALSVMSTFDIDTIRDLVATDDYTNLKRVPKLGEKKSQQLILDLKSKLKTLDALSIDTRNDDAAKHLMIEEELISALEGLGYSKKEINTLITRDELRSFKTIEEAIKGVLKKVNY; encoded by the coding sequence ATGTATGAATATTTGAGAGGAAAAGTTGAATATAAGAAGCCAGATTATCTGGCACTAGATGTAAATGGTGTTGGGTATAAAGTAAATATATCTTTAAGAACATATGATTTTATCAGTGCTGGAGAAGAGGTAAAGCTCTATATCTATAACTATATCAAAGAGGATGCTTTTAAGCTCATAGGATTCCTTGAAGAAAGAGAGAGAAATCTTTTTGAAATGCTTCTTGGAGTAAAGGGAATAGGAGTATCTTTAGCCCTTTCAGTAATGTCTACTTTTGATATAGATACAATCAGAGATCTGGTAGCAACAGATGACTATACTAATCTCAAAAGAGTTCCTAAATTGGGAGAAAAGAAATCTCAGCAATTAATTTTAGATTTGAAAAGTAAATTAAAAACTTTAGATGCTCTTTCTATAGATACAAGAAATGATGATGCAGCAAAACATCTCATGATAGAAGAGGAACTTATTTCTGCTCTGGAAGGATTGGGGTACAGTAAAAAAGAGATAAATACCCTTATCACTAGAGATGAACTTAGAAGTTTCAAAACTATTGAGGAGGCTATAAAAGGAGTGCTGAAGAAAGTTAATTACTAA
- a CDS encoding thioredoxin family protein: MEYKELFETGMSFDTFFSIASASEKEKIKEIASVVKIKDEYIERIKKIDKKYNFLLSAESWCPYVRATVPVLMKMIELNPNIKLSIITEGRGFKFLREKLGIPEEKYVVPTLAILDENFNFAARYIGRPSKYRNIGFENVSGEYFKGHRSDDIVEEILERMGY; the protein is encoded by the coding sequence ATGGAATATAAAGAACTATTTGAAACAGGGATGTCATTTGATACATTTTTTAGTATAGCAAGTGCATCTGAAAAAGAAAAAATTAAAGAAATAGCTTCAGTAGTAAAAATAAAAGATGAGTATATTGAAAGAATCAAAAAAATAGATAAAAAATATAATTTTCTGTTAAGTGCTGAATCATGGTGTCCATATGTTCGTGCAACAGTACCAGTACTTATGAAAATGATAGAATTGAATCCTAACATAAAACTAAGTATAATAACTGAGGGAAGAGGATTTAAATTCCTGAGAGAGAAGTTGGGAATACCAGAGGAAAAATATGTGGTGCCTACTTTAGCTATACTTGATGAAAACTTTAATTTTGCAGCAAGATATATAGGAAGACCAAGTAAATACAGAAATATAGGCTTTGAAAATGTAAGTGGTGAATACTTTAAAGGACATCGTTCTGATGATATTGTAGAAGAAATATTGGAAAGAATGGGATACTAA
- a CDS encoding exopolysaccharide biosynthesis polyprenyl glycosylphosphotransferase: protein MYRSIFVYLGLSINTAVYGIFILISFFYYLLDLLNFNNYKYKTKDFIYSSIINFCGFCVFYFFYKKIEFINAFLFYDLFQNTLRYFLLICNKKVMNVAIIDSGDYTNKIADILKKNKQYNYVGYLNDEERNKEKYLGKITDIEKIVKEKNIESIIFTSRKQIINYSNIITNLKLQGIKIIDYISFLEKCEGKIDTEKIDELWIVMSDGFLVLNNTLQKRIKRFFDIVVSISMLTATLPIIVLTYILVKLDIGIKSPMKIIRNPAFFKQKRIGIKGNEFEIIKFRSMKIHDPAKFSKYASEDDNRITSVGKFIRKTRLDELPQLINVLRGEMSFVGPRPEWNELGREYEKKIKNYKLRYAVQPGLTGWAQVMYSYGASLEDAEIKLEYDLYYIKHQDFVMDMIIFFKTCKTVIFGKGR from the coding sequence ATGTATAGAAGTATATTTGTATATTTAGGATTAAGTATAAATACAGCAGTATATGGAATTTTTATTTTAATTTCTTTTTTTTACTATTTGTTAGATCTACTTAATTTCAATAATTATAAATATAAAACGAAAGATTTTATATATTCTAGTATTATAAATTTTTGTGGATTTTGTGTATTCTATTTTTTTTATAAAAAAATAGAATTTATTAATGCTTTTCTTTTTTATGACTTATTTCAAAATACCCTAAGATATTTCCTTCTTATTTGCAATAAGAAAGTAATGAATGTAGCAATAATTGACAGTGGCGATTACACAAATAAAATAGCTGATATTTTGAAAAAAAACAAACAATATAATTATGTAGGATATTTAAATGATGAAGAAAGAAATAAAGAAAAATATCTTGGAAAAATAACAGATATAGAAAAAATAGTAAAAGAAAAAAATATAGAAAGTATAATTTTCACTAGCAGAAAGCAGATAATAAATTATTCAAATATAATAACTAATCTTAAATTACAGGGAATAAAAATAATAGATTATATAAGCTTTTTAGAAAAATGTGAAGGAAAGATAGATACAGAAAAAATAGATGAGCTTTGGATAGTGATGTCAGATGGATTTTTAGTTTTAAATAATACACTGCAAAAAAGAATAAAAAGGTTTTTTGATATAGTAGTATCAATATCGATGCTTACAGCAACTTTGCCTATTATAGTCCTTACTTACATATTAGTAAAACTGGATATAGGGATTAAAAGCCCAATGAAAATAATTAGAAATCCAGCATTTTTTAAGCAGAAAAGAATAGGGATAAAGGGAAATGAATTTGAAATAATTAAATTTAGAAGTATGAAGATACATGATCCAGCGAAATTTTCAAAATATGCTTCAGAAGATGACAATAGAATCACTTCAGTGGGAAAGTTTATAAGAAAAACAAGATTAGATGAACTACCACAATTAATAAATGTACTAAGAGGAGAGATGTCCTTTGTGGGACCTAGACCAGAATGGAATGAATTGGGAAGAGAATATGAGAAGAAAATAAAAAACTATAAGTTGCGATATGCAGTACAGCCAGGACTTACAGGTTGGGCACAAGTAATGTATTCATATGGAGCTTCATTGGAGGATGCAGAGATAAAACTGGAATATGATTTGTACTATATAAAACATCAAGATTTTGTAATGGATATGATTATATTTTTTAAAACATGTAAAACAGTAATATTTGGGAAGGGAAGATAA
- a CDS encoding glycosyltransferase family 4 protein, with product MEVTLLIDNFIPDLGAASFRFESVVKELADRGYKVKIIASYPNRIELKNFKEFEYKDIEIYRICKTKLAENILRRAFRYFKFFYEAIKIGKKIAKKSDIVIATSPQLLVGVAGAIISRLNKKVFLIDIRDLWPDIVLDMGVMKKYNPIYLFLKVLEKYMYRQSKFLVYNSPGFYNYLISKYDEEKMKLITNGIDDYILNYFKNKEIKIEEKDKYKILYAGNIGIAQDIRILIDLAEKYRTKIEIIIIGKGSQESIIRDLIKEKQITNVYLIPSVPRNKLLEKYEEADILFLQLKDIKMFEKTIPSKIFEYLASQKPIIYGVEGVAKTILKEEFNRKYYFKANNIEDLIGTFENLIKDIAKNNYVKPDLEVLTNNYSRKMLSKKYVDKIEKIYEKNKFE from the coding sequence ATGGAAGTGACTTTATTGATTGATAATTTTATTCCAGATCTAGGAGCAGCATCTTTTAGATTTGAAAGTGTAGTAAAAGAGTTAGCAGACAGAGGATATAAAGTTAAAATAATAGCTTCATATCCCAATAGAATAGAATTAAAAAATTTTAAAGAGTTTGAATATAAAGATATTGAAATATATAGAATATGTAAAACAAAGCTAGCAGAAAATATATTAAGAAGAGCATTTAGATATTTTAAATTTTTCTATGAAGCTATAAAAATTGGGAAAAAAATAGCAAAAAAATCTGATATTGTAATAGCTACTAGTCCACAACTATTAGTAGGAGTAGCAGGGGCAATAATATCAAGGCTAAACAAGAAAGTTTTTTTAATAGATATAAGAGACTTATGGCCAGATATAGTCTTAGATATGGGAGTGATGAAGAAATATAATCCTATATATTTATTTTTAAAAGTACTGGAGAAATATATGTATAGACAAAGTAAATTTTTAGTATACAATTCACCAGGATTCTATAACTACTTGATATCTAAGTATGATGAAGAAAAGATGAAATTGATAACTAACGGAATAGATGACTATATTTTAAACTATTTTAAAAATAAAGAAATAAAAATAGAGGAAAAGGACAAATATAAAATTTTATATGCTGGAAATATCGGAATAGCTCAAGATATAAGAATTCTAATAGATTTAGCAGAAAAATATAGAACTAAAATAGAAATTATCATTATTGGAAAAGGCAGCCAGGAATCAATAATAAGAGATTTAATTAAAGAAAAACAAATAACAAATGTCTATTTAATACCGTCAGTTCCAAGAAATAAATTATTAGAAAAATATGAGGAAGCTGACATATTATTTTTACAATTAAAAGATATTAAAATGTTCGAGAAAACGATTCCATCAAAAATATTTGAATACTTAGCTTCACAAAAACCTATTATTTATGGAGTAGAAGGTGTTGCTAAAACAATACTTAAAGAAGAATTTAATAGAAAATATTATTTTAAAGCTAACAATATTGAAGATTTAATAGGAACTTTTGAAAATTTAATAAAAGATATTGCAAAAAATAATTATGTAAAACCTGACTTAGAAGTATTAACTAATAATTATTCAAGAAAAATGCTAAGTAAAAAATATGTAGATAAAATTGAAAAAATCTATGAAAAAAATAAGTTTGAGTAA
- a CDS encoding glycosyltransferase family 2 protein: MLEISIIIPTCKPDYYIWECLDSIKNQSLDRVFFEVLIILNGDKEPYFTEIKNYIKKNELNNFKLIYSKEKGVSNARNIGIEMSQGDYIAFIDDDDYISKNYLLNFEKIKSEDSLCIANFINFKKKYVVLKEIKYKINDSTSSLNKYRKIFSYIGGKIISKKIIENIFFDTNLKNGEDSLFMVEISKNIKYIKTGDQDTIYYRRVRNNSANFKKRKKMEIIKNSYGQIKKYISFYHNNQYDKMFIFIKIMAVIKGMFVSIFRRKI; this comes from the coding sequence ATGCTAGAAATTTCTATAATAATTCCAACATGCAAACCAGATTATTATATTTGGGAATGTTTAGATTCAATAAAAAATCAATCTCTAGACAGAGTTTTTTTTGAAGTATTAATAATATTAAACGGAGATAAAGAACCATATTTTACAGAAATTAAAAATTATATAAAAAAAAATGAGTTAAATAATTTTAAATTAATTTATTCTAAAGAAAAAGGTGTTTCTAATGCGAGAAATATAGGTATTGAAATGTCTCAAGGAGATTATATTGCATTTATTGATGATGATGATTATATAAGTAAAAATTATTTATTAAACTTCGAGAAAATTAAATCTGAAGATTCTTTATGTATTGCTAATTTTATTAACTTTAAGAAAAAATATGTAGTTTTGAAAGAAATAAAATATAAAATTAATGATTCAACAAGTTCATTAAATAAATATAGAAAAATATTTTCATATATTGGTGGAAAAATTATTTCAAAGAAAATTATTGAAAATATATTTTTTGATACGAATTTAAAAAATGGGGAAGATTCTTTATTTATGGTAGAAATAAGTAAAAATATAAAATATATTAAAACAGGAGATCAAGATACTATTTATTATAGAAGAGTAAGAAATAATTCAGCAAACTTTAAAAAAAGAAAAAAAATGGAAATTATAAAAAATAGTTATGGACAAATAAAAAAATATATTTCTTTTTATCATAACAATCAATATGATAAAATGTTTATTTTTATTAAAATAATGGCTGTTATAAAGGGAATGTTTGTAAGTATTTTTAGGAGAAAAATATGA
- a CDS encoding EpsG family protein, protein MIIGLQFGVGTDYFNYLRIYNNPNYLELYFRKKEYIFYFYIKFIKFFFIEGQSFFIITSFLENLIFYIYLKTLLKNKIINLKKLWIFIFLFLCFGTTFYNQTNGIRQYFNIYLLIIMSVFIINKNFLYYNIIFFIGLNIHRSFLFLYPLYFINFIIKKINKKTFIIFIILVLILNFLPIVKVIKEIIKFVPRYKHYVYYDYFSEITLKNKITKMIFVPFYLESAKLIDNIKNEKKALILRWGIFGFIIRIFCLKITVLNRIGEYFVLLSLFPIYFLIENYIEKNSKFKLFILFFMILGLFVTKTIIFPKGEYLYNSYLFN, encoded by the coding sequence ATGATTATAGGATTGCAATTTGGAGTAGGAACAGATTACTTTAACTATTTAAGAATTTATAATAATCCTAATTATTTAGAGTTATATTTTAGAAAAAAAGAATATATATTTTATTTTTATATAAAATTTATAAAATTTTTTTTCATAGAAGGGCAATCATTTTTCATTATAACATCCTTTTTAGAGAATTTAATATTTTATATTTATTTAAAAACTTTATTAAAAAACAAAATAATCAATTTAAAAAAATTATGGATATTTATTTTTTTGTTTTTATGCTTTGGAACAACATTTTATAATCAAACAAATGGGATAAGACAATATTTTAATATATATTTATTGATAATAATGAGTGTTTTTATAATAAATAAAAATTTTCTATATTATAATATCATATTTTTTATTGGATTAAATATACATAGGAGTTTTCTTTTTTTATATCCTCTTTATTTTATAAATTTTATAATAAAAAAGATTAATAAAAAAACTTTTATAATTTTTATAATTTTAGTTTTAATACTAAATTTCTTACCTATCGTTAAAGTTATAAAAGAGATTATAAAATTTGTTCCAAGATATAAGCATTATGTATATTATGATTATTTTTCAGAAATAACTTTGAAAAATAAAATAACAAAAATGATTTTTGTTCCATTTTATTTAGAAAGTGCAAAATTAATTGATAATATAAAAAATGAAAAAAAAGCTTTAATACTTAGATGGGGAATATTTGGATTTATAATAAGAATATTTTGTTTGAAAATAACTGTATTAAATAGAATAGGAGAATATTTTGTTCTTTTGAGTTTATTTCCAATATATTTTTTAATAGAAAATTACATAGAAAAAAATAGCAAATTTAAATTATTTATATTATTTTTTATGATACTAGGACTTTTTGTAACAAAAACTATTATTTTTCCTAAAGGAGAATATTTATATAATTCTTATTTATTTAATTAA
- the wecB gene encoding non-hydrolyzing UDP-N-acetylglucosamine 2-epimerase, with protein MKVGLIFGTRPEAIKMSPVYHELKGNGIDVKVVVTGQHKEMLYQVLDLFEIKPDYDLEIMKQGQGLSELTGRLMLELDKIVKKEKFDYILVQGDTTSVLTGALTAFYNQIPVGHIEAGLRTGDIYSPFPEEANRKLVGNIADIHFAPTDVNVDNLLRENYPKEKIIKCGNTVIDALYWVKKNKNKDIEEIKKKYGVNDKKYILITMHRRENWGKPMEETLRAVRDYLEKHENIYLVFPMHLNPLVRDTAHRVLDGFERKILIEPLEYLEFIAIMDGAHYIMTDSGGVQEEAPSLGKPTLVLRDTTERPEAIDAGTAKLTGTKYEDVIKDMELLEEETYEKMSKANNPYGDGKTSERIRKYLETI; from the coding sequence ATGAAAGTAGGATTAATATTTGGAACAAGACCTGAAGCAATAAAAATGTCTCCAGTGTATCATGAACTTAAAGGAAATGGAATAGATGTAAAAGTTGTAGTGACAGGTCAACATAAAGAAATGCTATATCAGGTATTAGATCTATTTGAAATAAAACCTGATTATGATTTAGAGATAATGAAGCAGGGACAGGGACTTTCAGAACTTACAGGAAGATTGATGTTGGAACTGGATAAAATAGTGAAAAAAGAAAAGTTTGACTATATCTTAGTTCAAGGAGATACAACATCAGTTCTCACAGGAGCATTAACAGCTTTCTATAATCAAATACCAGTGGGGCATATAGAAGCTGGACTTAGAACAGGAGATATATACTCTCCATTTCCAGAGGAAGCAAATAGAAAACTAGTTGGAAATATAGCTGATATCCACTTTGCACCTACAGATGTAAATGTAGATAACTTGCTGAGAGAAAATTATCCAAAAGAGAAGATAATAAAATGTGGGAACACAGTTATAGATGCTCTTTACTGGGTAAAGAAAAATAAGAATAAAGATATAGAAGAGATAAAGAAAAAGTATGGAGTAAATGATAAAAAATATATTCTCATAACAATGCACAGAAGAGAAAACTGGGGTAAACCAATGGAAGAAACTCTAAGAGCAGTCAGAGATTATCTGGAGAAACATGAAAATATTTACTTAGTCTTTCCAATGCATTTAAATCCTTTAGTTAGAGATACAGCGCATAGAGTGTTAGATGGATTTGAAAGGAAAATTTTAATAGAACCTTTGGAGTATCTAGAATTTATAGCAATAATGGATGGAGCTCATTATATAATGACAGATTCGGGAGGAGTACAAGAAGAAGCACCAAGCTTAGGAAAGCCAACACTTGTACTAAGAGATACAACAGAGAGGCCAGAAGCAATAGATGCAGGAACAGCAAAACTTACAGGAACAAAGTATGAAGATGTAATAAAAGATATGGAGCTATTAGAAGAAGAAACATATGAAAAGATGTCCAAAGCTAATAATCCATATGGAGATGGAAAAACATCAGAAAGAATAAGAAAATATTTAGAAACTATCTAG
- a CDS encoding nucleotide sugar dehydrogenase, with protein sequence MNTLLKKAEEKDLKITILGMGYIGLPTAIAFARAGFTVNGFDVNKKVIETLKNGHIHIVEPDLQEAFEEALGSGRLLPTDKLEKSDVFIIAVPTPFKKEHEEKIADLSYVGSGAKEVAEVLEENNLVILESTVPPMTTKLMTDILERESGISRDKFMTVHCPERVLPGKILYELEHNDRIIGAERKEAAEYTKVIYEAMVKEGTCYITDDITAEMCKLVENTFRDVNIAFANELSVICDKLNINVFELIKLANKHPRVNILTPGAGVGGHCLAVDPWFIVEKFPKEANVIREARLINDFKPRFIVNKVDEILNGNKELTVGVLGLAYKPDIDDLRESPAMEIAEILRDKGYEVIACEPNVNKEEVDGFKLYSLEEILKKADYLVLAQGHKEFKENIQLLKTKKIYDCLGIINLI encoded by the coding sequence ATGAACACACTTTTAAAGAAAGCAGAAGAAAAAGATTTAAAAATTACAATATTGGGAATGGGATATATAGGCCTTCCAACAGCAATAGCATTTGCAAGAGCTGGATTTACAGTAAATGGATTTGATGTAAATAAAAAAGTTATAGAAACTTTAAAAAATGGACATATCCATATAGTAGAACCAGATCTTCAGGAAGCTTTTGAAGAAGCTTTGGGAAGTGGGAGATTACTTCCTACGGATAAACTAGAAAAATCAGATGTATTTATAATAGCAGTACCAACACCATTTAAAAAAGAACATGAAGAAAAAATAGCAGATCTATCATATGTAGGAAGCGGAGCAAAAGAAGTAGCTGAGGTATTGGAAGAGAATAATCTGGTTATACTGGAATCAACAGTTCCTCCAATGACAACAAAACTAATGACAGATATATTAGAAAGAGAATCAGGAATATCAAGAGATAAATTTATGACAGTTCATTGTCCAGAGAGAGTATTACCAGGAAAGATACTATATGAACTTGAGCATAATGACAGGATAATAGGAGCTGAAAGAAAAGAAGCAGCTGAATATACTAAGGTAATATATGAAGCAATGGTAAAAGAGGGAACATGCTATATAACAGATGATATAACAGCAGAAATGTGTAAATTAGTAGAGAATACTTTCAGAGATGTAAATATAGCTTTTGCAAATGAACTGTCAGTAATATGTGACAAGCTTAATATAAATGTTTTTGAACTTATAAAACTGGCAAATAAGCATCCAAGGGTAAATATACTGACACCAGGAGCTGGAGTAGGAGGACATTGTCTTGCAGTAGATCCATGGTTTATAGTAGAGAAATTCCCTAAAGAAGCAAATGTAATAAGAGAAGCAAGATTAATTAATGATTTTAAACCAAGATTTATAGTAAATAAAGTAGATGAAATACTTAATGGGAATAAAGAATTGACAGTTGGAGTATTAGGATTAGCATATAAACCAGATATAGATGATCTTAGAGAGTCACCAGCAATGGAGATAGCAGAAATATTGAGGGATAAAGGATATGAAGTAATAGCTTGTGAACCAAATGTAAATAAAGAAGAAGTGGATGGATTCAAGCTTTATTCTTTAGAAGAAATTCTAAAAAAAGCTGATTATTTAGTATTAGCACAGGGGCATAAAGAGTTTAAAGAAAATATACAACTATTAAAAACTAAAAAAATATACGACTGTTTAGGAATAATAAATCTAATTTAG